gaggtgaagatattttatttttttagattgagGAAAAGGCCCAGTACAGTACCGGTCCGTTCCATTGGTAAACACTGCCTAAAAGAGTTCAAAGAGATTTGTACTTCGTTTTAAAAGGAAGCTaggacttttatttttatttttaaaaaggtaTATATTTAGGATTTTAAAACACTTAACATTGATTTGGATATTGTCGATTGGGATTACAAAATTGCAAAATGGTTCAACGATTTGCAATTGCAATTTTGCGAATGTATGTTGTCATTCTTCAAATCCGTTCAACAATTCAACGATTTGCGGGTTCTTTTTACAATATTTCTTCCTACTTCAAGTGTTCAACAATTCAATTCAACTgcttagttatttttttttaagagcatAACAGGTACgtaatcaaatttttatattgattagattttatatttactttgttttcttaaattaattatttatgaatatatattacttttgttacgtattttaattgtataaggCTAGCAAAGGAGGCTTCTAACCATGTCACCGAGTCTGTTTGGTGGCATCAAATTCCTCCTGAGCTCTTTCTGAGctcaataatattttaaatcttccacttcaaaaaaaaaaaaaaaaaaaggtatgaaatatataattgtaaatACTGAGATTATGGAGAACACCAATGATTCTATTGAATTTcaatcaaattctaaatgaGTTTGTATTGAAGTAGATTTAATAAATCTGTCAAAAGATccttaagcaaaaaaaaattcagattatCATCTTAGTGATAGAGACTAAATCTGAAGAGCATATCTACAAAGACGACCTAGTCAACCAGTTAACCATGATTTCCacaaaaagaatttgaaaaaacattgcatcttttttaattaatttttgttcaactttatatatcaaaaaattcTTGACCCCTCTTAACCAAATTCCTGGCTCCACCACTGTTTAAAAGTGATAATTGCCTAGAGCAAttgtaattaaaagaaaataaccaCAACTGCTTATAGATCCATATACTATCTCCAATTAATTGGCCTCCCCGCCCGGGATCCGGATCCCCTGAAATTCTTAGGGGAATTTTAATTTCTGGAATTTCATATTCATGTCATTATTTTCATTCAAGAGTCATTATCTTACCacatgtcccactactaataaaataataataaaatttttttaatgatattaataatcatcattattttattattttattaatagtggaACACGTGGTAGGATAATAGTTCTTGATTGAAAATAAATGacttaaatctaaaatttcaaaaactaaaattcccCTAAAAATTTGAGGGGACCCAAGTCCCCTTTCCCCAACTATCAGCACCAAGAGGTCTCTCACAATCTCCTGCTTGTATTGGTAGGGAAAAGAAAATTGTCAGGATCTCGATCCAACGGTCAATAGTCCTTTCCATTGGTCTCCTATTAATTGCAAGTATTGAATCCAGTTGGTGATCAGAAATGATGACTTATGGTGGTGCACCATTACCTATAATGATTAAAGATTTACGAGAtgtaaataaaatgaattatcTTTATGTCACACTTTCATATGCTTTAGCTGTACAAATTACCTAGAGGGTTGTTGAAAAGCgattcacaattttttaaagcattaatttcgttcaaactatatatataatgttaaagTGTAATTAAGGTTAGCTAATTAAGACGTACCAAAACATGTATTCTTAGAagtaggatcctctccagtctaaaatagactggagaatatctaaTTTATGGCTaagatttcttcttaaaaatcctaaaattataaataagacacatgtacactaactaaaaataataataaaatattattttatatttaaataaaaataaaaaataaaattataaaatattaaggggtggtcggaccacccccaatggccaaatctaaaaaaaaaaaaatccatttggcCCTTTGGGGTAAATCCCCCAAACGGGGGGCTTCTACATGGGTGGTCATTCACCAACCGTGGTTCCCCAACCccccccttaatattttataattttttaaaatttaaatctaaaataatattttattattatttttgattaatAGACATGTATCTTATTTGTGGCTTAAAAATCATACCTATAAACTGGATATTCTAAATGGACTGGGAGGATCCTATTCCGTCTTCTCAATAAAAGTAGCCAATGAAAAATTATGTCCGCTTCCCCTCTTTGTAAGGAGTAACACTAAAAGTTTCTTGCGTGTCACTTTTGCGTCCTTTTTCTAAATGATATgtctcttaaaattattattaagtgTATAATtacaaattgtaattttaaaagttagatAACGGGTGGCACTGAGTACCGCATCAAGTCTTCTCACAGAGCGGCTGCACTCTTGTTTTTCTCCCTCTCAGAAGGCAAAATTGGTATTTCATTTGTACACGTTTAACATTACAAAATTGGTTCTTCTCTCTTAAGGGAGAAAAGTCTGGCAACACAAGGAGTTCTGAACTTGCACGTGTGTACATTGTGTTGGATAAGAAGTAGGTCATAGGCTAAAAAAGTTGACGAAAAAACCAAAGTTTGCCGATCGAGAGGGGAAATGAATAGATAAATAGGTGGGGTGGGGCCCAAGTGagttgatctatatatatatatatatatatatagatataatagCAAAGGACACTCAAATTAGCAACCAACCTTCAGCCTCCTAGTCCAACACCGAGCTAGCGTTACCATGTCTGCAAATTCTTCTTCCTCGTCCTCTGCAAAACTCCCATTAAAGCCCATCCCCGGAAACTATGGCCTCCCATTTCTCGGACCCATCAAAGACCGCCTAGACTACTTCTACAACCAAGGCCTCGAAGCCTTCTTCCTAACCAGAATAGAGAAACACCAATCCACCGTCTTCCGAACCAATATGCCTCCCGGCCCTTTCATTTCCTCCAACCCTAGAGTCGTTACTGTTCTTGATGCTATCAGCTTTCCCATCCTCTTTGACActtcaaaagttgaaaaacGCAATGTTTTTGAGGGCACGTACATGCCCTCCAAATCCTTCACCGGCGGCTACCGTGTTTGCGCCTACCTCGACCCCTCCGAACCCAACCACACTCTTCTCAAGCGttggtttttctctcttttcgcCGCCCGCCATCACAGCTTTATCCCGCTCTTCCGAAACTCCTTGTCGGAGCTTTTCGTCAACCTCGAAGATAAGTTATCCGACAATCCCGGGGAAGCATACTTCAATACTCTTAGCGAACAAATGTCCTTCAACTTTGTGTTTAGGCTCTTCTGTGATCGAAATCCTTCCGATACAAAACTCGGATCGGACGGTCCCAATCTCTTGGACAGGTGGCTTTTTGTCCAACTTGCGCCGTTGATGACACTCGGATTACCCAAGTGGCTAAACTGTCTTGAAGATTTGTTATTGCACACTTTTCCTTTACCATCATTTCTGGTGAAATCCGGATATAAGAAGCTTTACAGTGCGTTTTATGAGTCAACGAAGCCGGTTTTGGATGAAGCAGTTGAggtttttgggcttaaaagagATGAAGCTTGCCATAACCTACTCTACATGGCTGGTTTCAATACATATGCAGGAATGAAGACGACGTTTCCCGGTCTGATCAAGTGGGTTGGATTAGCAGGAGAAAAGTTACACCGGCAGTTGGCTGATGAGATCAGGACCGTTGTTAGAGATGAAGGTGGGAAGATCACTTTATCTGCGTTAAATAAGATGACTTTGACAAATTCAGTGGTCTACGAATCGTTGAGGATTGAACCTCCGGTTCCCTACCAGTACGGGAAGGCAAAGGAGGATTTAATGGTCGAAAGCCATGATGCTACTTTTGAGATCAAGAAGGGGGAGATGATCTTCGGATATCAGCCGTTGGCTACCAAGGATCCCAAGATTTTTGACAACCCGGAGGAGTTTGTTGGCCATAGGTTTGTGGGTGAGGGAGAGAAGCTACTCAAGTACCTTTACTGGTCGAACGGACGTGAGACTGATGATCCAACAGTAGAGAATAAGCAGTGTCCGGGGAAGGATCTGGTGGTGCTATTGTCTAGGGTAATGTTGGTGGAGCTTTTCCTCCGTTATGACACGTTTACGGTTGAAGCTGGAAGGTTGCCGTTGGGATCATCGGTGACGTTCAAGTCGTTGACCAAGGCCACGGGGAGTTGATCTAGGTCAACGATAAACCCTTTCCTTTCACAGTTTGTAAATTAGTCTTCGTAGCATATATACCAATAATCAAATGGGTTGGGTTTGcgtaaatttttagttgtaggGTACCTACTATTTAAAGGGTGACCCatgccattttttttcatttaaataaaaacatttgtGTGGTCAATTTACCTACCAACATTTAAATCTCTACCTTTATAGTCTACTTTACCTACAtacttttttctataaatagaagaTGTAACCGAGTTATACCATTCAATTCACTATAATAAAAAAGACCTTGATACACAGCACGCGGTGTGCTTTTCATTCACCCTAATAAAAATGGAGAAATACTACACTTTTCAAAAACTTGTTCCTAAATAATGTGTCATCATCCCATGAGTTAGTAATatacttctcaaaataataaatcttatgagaTGGTGACATATCATTTAGTAACtaactttttaaaagaatatttgaaatatatagTACTCCCCATAAAAATGTAGACCTTAAGGGCACTTTTTAGCCGTGGATATAGGTCTCTAAAGTCGAATTAACTCAAATCTCTTATATGTCTTTCTCTCTAGGTTTTCACtgttcttttcttattttatattttacataacTTTTTACAACATACAAACTGcataaccacaaaaaaaaaaaaaaaaaaaaagaagcaatttttattttttatatagtaATAGAAAATAAGGACAATTTTAATAACTTGTCTACTTCTTTATGAGTGTGCTTGGCATTGCGATTATATAgacaaaaaatgtgattttaaaccaaatcttaaaaaattgattatttgggattgcgtttttaaaaaattacgatttgaaaacgtaaattttttacgtttttaaatcCTAAgtaaagatgtttttttttttaaaatgctcaattttaaaggtcaaatcaaaattttgctAAATGCTgtagtatatttttaaaattcacatttttaaatcacacatttaaaattacaatcTCAAACGAATCCTACATCCTAAAGCCAAGTAAACTTTGGAACTCACCTTTTATATCTCTTTGAGCCTCATGGcttttgattagaaaaaaaaagcctcATGGCTTTTCAAACCCCCTTTCTTGGGCCTGAAGCCTTATTGATTGGCTGAGAGGAATTAACAAAGGCAACGGCTAGAGCCCAACATTGAGGCCCAGGATTGAGCATAAGGCCAGGATGTAATAGATTAGGGGTTTTCTGAGGGAACAATGATGGCACCTTGCCTTCCTTTTGACAAGTTGTGGTAGTCTGGTAGACGGTAGACCCATCACAAAATCTTGACCCAAAAATCTCTATATCAGTGTTTCTGTAGTTTTTGTGGATATCAGGCCTCAATTATTGTTGAATAGTGGGTTCCGTAACCCTTATTTCTCTCAATTCTCGTCCAAATTAACAAAAGATGTGACAGATGGTTGAGGCTaattatttgcttctttttttttcttttttttttcactcttgtCAGGGCTAATTATGTCTAAACAAACAGGACAACCTCTATACACCACctcttttgtgcccaccaatgaaCATTTAACAACTAAGATTATTACACCAGCTAAAATAAGATGCAAAACACCTGATTAAAAAATCTTCtcccaaaatcacaaaaaccctcatttttccctctccctccctctctttctttctctatctctccaGCGGCGAGCTCTCCCTTAGACCCTcactccctttctctctctttgatctctccctctcctccatCTCTCTCCGGCGGCAGTAGAGGTCTTGCCGTTGAAGACGCCAGAGTCCAGCCTAGATTTTGCCGGAGAAGACGTTAGAGCCCACCCGACGCCGGAGCCCAGATTATTTGACACTAAAACCATAtccaaaaagaacaaatttatGCACTGAAACTTATAAATTCAACTTATAATTTCCTGCATGATCTTAATACTGATTgttgtggggttttttttttttttttgccttttacaaaaaaaaaattttgcctcGACCAAaccagattttttttctttgccggtgagggagagagagatggagcaccggagagagagagagagagagtgtgtgagAGCACCGGAGAGGTCTGATCTCCAGCAACTTTG
Above is a genomic segment from Corylus avellana chromosome ca9, CavTom2PMs-1.0 containing:
- the LOC132162027 gene encoding allene oxide synthase 3-like, which encodes MSANSSSSSSAKLPLKPIPGNYGLPFLGPIKDRLDYFYNQGLEAFFLTRIEKHQSTVFRTNMPPGPFISSNPRVVTVLDAISFPILFDTSKVEKRNVFEGTYMPSKSFTGGYRVCAYLDPSEPNHTLLKRWFFSLFAARHHSFIPLFRNSLSELFVNLEDKLSDNPGEAYFNTLSEQMSFNFVFRLFCDRNPSDTKLGSDGPNLLDRWLFVQLAPLMTLGLPKWLNCLEDLLLHTFPLPSFLVKSGYKKLYSAFYESTKPVLDEAVEVFGLKRDEACHNLLYMAGFNTYAGMKTTFPGLIKWVGLAGEKLHRQLADEIRTVVRDEGGKITLSALNKMTLTNSVVYESLRIEPPVPYQYGKAKEDLMVESHDATFEIKKGEMIFGYQPLATKDPKIFDNPEEFVGHRFVGEGEKLLKYLYWSNGRETDDPTVENKQCPGKDLVVLLSRVMLVELFLRYDTFTVEAGRLPLGSSVTFKSLTKATGS